A part of Rhopalosiphum maidis isolate BTI-1 chromosome 3, ASM367621v3, whole genome shotgun sequence genomic DNA contains:
- the LOC113557083 gene encoding FERM domain-containing protein 4B gives MECSSNKVDTMVASLQSRRKALESKIIEKNRELKRLCIQEAELTGSLPPEIPLDPGETPPTFRRRVGTSFTYPENLINKLKFKDDETLASLELEYKIQKGIAEAALGLANDETANKSVRRKHRMMYQQSQSRIIELETRINLCNNQKVKKKPRPESSYTTDFVNNHSVTDGNFVVPKEPNVQSSNPKVLSHKSNLRQSQSYNKFPSQRNSHDPRIGNGIHNSWNTHEHIPISNMQPMLLPRSTISLDKEHVTYPKDNGGLFNNNSNSTNLPSSHELSSKIIDQDFTSKYRDRFGSLDRRHTRSSSSRSNSSVDHEPSAVPVVPRHTNSQHPTTTILLPNQMYPENSLMRTHSLGNIKNENQQQAEKGFTDLNQMSLSESRKNNEKKWIETSLDSSSVESGPTLAHDLPPPIKMHTPPIQPENHPLPYDPLVNHFDTVPFESPKNHTVVQVGKWQPYREVTKPFEMSDFYKYSTRFRKPSANSNSVSPEVVQTTASNPSPTPSLPPPIPALQNKGIYQPLKPHNCHPLVPQNVSLMEETVCPIDSFEPNNELCLDESVFANEMLSWYQDEATPQSRTATLV, from the exons ATGG AATGCTCCTCAAATAAAGTTGACACAATGGTTGCGAGTTTACAGTCTAGGCGTAAGGCATTAGAATCCAAAATCATCGAAAAAAATCGCGAATTAAAACGATTATGCATACAAGAAGCAGAATTAACAGGTAGCTTACCTCCGGAAATCCCATTGGATCCCGGCGAAACACCACCTACTTTCCGCCGACGTGTTGGAACATCATTTACTTAtcctgaaaatttaataaataagctGAAATTTAAAGAT GATGAAACTTTGGCTTCACTTGAATTGGAGTATAAAATCCAAAAAGGAATTGCTGAAGCTGCTTTAGGACTTGCTAATGATGAGACTGCCAACAAATCTGTGCGGCGAAAACATAGAATGATGTATCAACAAAGTCAAAGTAGAATTATTGAACTCGAAACAAGAATAAATTTATGCAataatcaaaaagtaaaaaagaaGCCTCGCCCTGAGAGCAGTTACACAAcag attttgtgAACAATCATAGCGTGACTGATGGTAATTTTGTTGTACCTAAAGAACCGAATGTGCAATCTTCAAACCCAAAAGTTTTATctcataaaagtaatttaagacAATCTCAATCATACAACAAATTCCCCAGTCAAAGAAATTCTCATGACCcaag aaTTGGAAATGGTATACATAATTCATGGAATACTCATGAGCATATACCCATCTCCAATATGCAACCAATGCTATTACCAAGATCAACAATCAGTTTGGATAAAGAACAtg ttacttATCCTAAAGATAATGGCGggctttttaataataactcaaaTTCTACAAATTTACCTTCAAGTCATGAATTGTCAAGTAAGATTATTGATCAAGATTTCACGTCTAAGTATAGAGacag GTTTGGAAGTTTAGATAGGCGACATACTAGAAGTTCTAGTTCTCGAAGTAATAGTAGTGTTGATCATGAACCTTCAGCTGTACCTGTTGTACCACGACATACAAATTCACAGCATCCCACAActactattttattaccaaATCAAATGTACCCAGAAAATAGTTTAATGAGAACTCATTCTCtgggtaatattaaaaatgaaaatcagCAACAAGCAGAAAAAGGATTTACagatttaaatcaaatgtCATTATCTGAAAGTAGAAAAAACAATGAGAAAAAATGGATTGAAACATCATTGGATAGTAGTAGTGTTGAGTCTGGGCCAACACTTGCACATGATTTACCGCCTCCTATCAAAATGCATACACCTCCAATACAACCTGAAAATCACCCACTTCCGTACGATCCACTAGTCAATCATTTTGacact gttCCATTTGAATCACCAAAAAATCATACGGTTGTTCAGGTTGGAAAATGGCAACCATATCGTGAAGTAACTAAGCCATTTGAAATgtctgatttttataaatacagtacAAGATTTAGGAAACCATCTGCAAATTCTAATAGTGTGTCTCCAGAAGTAGTTCAAACTACAGCTTCTAACCCTTCACCAACACCATCCTTGCCGCCACCAATACCAGCGTTACAAAATAAAGGAATTTATCAACCTTTAAAACCTCATAATTGTCATCCATTGGTACCTCA AAATGTTTCATTAATGGAAGAAACAGTTTGTCCTATCGATTCATTTGAacctaataatgaattatgttTAGATGAAAGTGTATTTGCTAATGAAATGTTATCTTGGTACCAAGATGAAGCTACACCTCAATCCAGGACTGCCACgttggtttaa